The uncultured Campylobacter sp. genome includes a region encoding these proteins:
- the purH gene encoding bifunctional phosphoribosylaminoimidazolecarboxamide formyltransferase/IMP cyclohydrolase, whose amino-acid sequence MRALISVSDKEGVVEFAKGLEQLGFEILSTGGTFKLLRENGVGSLEVSQYSGSPEMFEGRVKTLHPKIHGGILYKRSDANHVSQAVQYDIGGIDLVCVNLYPFKATVARTDDFSEIIENIDIGGPAMVRSAAKNFASVYVVTSPLDYGAVLKILASSDESEKLKFRQNLMIKAYEHTAAYDAMIANYMNERFNGGFGAKKFITGSKVFDTRYGENPHQKGALYEFEDFFSKHFKSLKGEASFNNMTDMHGALMLASSFGEAPAVAICKHANPCGFAVKGSLLESYVEALKCDPVSAYGGVVAINGVLDEELAHKINEIFVEVILAARVTPAALAVFEKKKRIKIFEQGGEFLIRENDKYDFKFIDGGFVYQQRDYVGAGEVANARCVTGRAASQSELDDLKIAWQIAALTKSNCVVYVKNRAMVAIGMGMTSRVDAARAAVAKARDVGVDLSGCALASEAFFPFKDSIEIAHAAGVAAVVQPGGSIRDDEVIASADEFGMAMYFTGVRHFLH is encoded by the coding sequence ATGAGAGCGTTAATCAGCGTCAGCGATAAAGAGGGCGTCGTAGAGTTTGCCAAAGGGCTTGAGCAGCTAGGATTTGAAATTTTAAGCACGGGCGGCACGTTTAAGCTTTTGCGCGAAAACGGCGTCGGTTCGCTCGAGGTTAGCCAGTACTCGGGCTCGCCCGAGATGTTTGAGGGACGGGTTAAGACCCTACATCCAAAGATCCACGGCGGAATTTTGTATAAGCGAAGCGACGCAAATCACGTAAGCCAAGCCGTGCAGTACGACATCGGCGGCATCGATCTCGTTTGCGTAAATTTATATCCTTTTAAAGCGACCGTAGCCCGCACCGACGATTTTTCCGAGATTATCGAAAATATCGACATCGGCGGCCCCGCGATGGTGCGCTCGGCAGCTAAGAATTTCGCAAGCGTCTATGTCGTTACTAGCCCGCTTGATTACGGCGCGGTTTTGAAAATTTTGGCGAGCTCGGACGAGAGCGAGAAGCTGAAATTTAGGCAAAATTTAATGATAAAAGCTTACGAGCACACCGCAGCCTACGACGCGATGATCGCAAACTATATGAACGAGCGCTTTAACGGCGGCTTCGGCGCGAAAAAATTTATCACGGGCAGCAAGGTATTCGATACTCGCTACGGCGAAAATCCACACCAAAAGGGCGCGCTGTACGAGTTCGAGGACTTTTTTAGCAAGCACTTTAAGAGCCTAAAGGGCGAGGCGAGCTTTAACAATATGACCGATATGCACGGCGCGCTGATGCTGGCTAGCAGCTTCGGGGAGGCGCCTGCGGTAGCGATCTGCAAGCACGCCAATCCATGCGGCTTTGCCGTAAAGGGGAGCCTGCTTGAAAGCTACGTAGAGGCGCTAAAATGCGATCCAGTCTCGGCATACGGCGGCGTCGTGGCGATAAACGGCGTTTTGGACGAGGAGCTGGCGCATAAAATTAACGAAATTTTTGTCGAGGTTATCCTTGCCGCCCGCGTTACGCCCGCAGCGCTTGCGGTATTTGAAAAGAAAAAGCGTATTAAAATTTTCGAGCAGGGCGGGGAGTTTTTAATTCGCGAAAACGACAAGTATGATTTTAAATTTATTGACGGCGGCTTCGTATATCAGCAGCGCGACTACGTGGGCGCGGGCGAGGTCGCAAATGCCCGCTGCGTCACGGGGCGCGCGGCGAGCCAGAGCGAACTTGATGATCTAAAAATCGCGTGGCAGATCGCTGCGCTTACGAAGAGCAACTGCGTGGTTTACGTCAAAAATCGCGCGATGGTCGCGATCGGCATGGGTATGACGAGCCGCGTGGACGCCGCGCGTGCGGCAGTGGCAAAGGCTCGCGACGTGGGCGTCGATCTGAGCGGCTGCGCGCTTGCCAGCGAGGCGTTTTTCCCGTTTAAAGACAGCATCGAGATCGCCCATGCTGCGGGCGTCGCAGCGGTAGTGCAGCCCGGCGGCAGCATCCGCGACGATGAGGTGATAGCAAGCGCCGACGAGTTCGGCATGGCGATGTATTTTACGGGAGTGCGCCACTTTTTGCACTAA